The following are encoded together in the Lepidochelys kempii isolate rLepKem1 chromosome 7, rLepKem1.hap2, whole genome shotgun sequence genome:
- the ADK gene encoding adenosine kinase isoform X2, translating into MMESQNRKRAPAWTEREVWDLIAVWGEESVLSELCSSFRNAKTFVKISQGMKDRGHNRDPKQCRVKLKELRQAYQKTREANGRSGSEPKACCFCDELHAILGDSATTTPAMLSHSFNGDGGNTEAGFGDEEDSSQQASGETVFLDSQELCLTLDLEPVPPEPTQGCLPDPPGGEGTSAACVSRITGSSSSQRLAKIRSRKKRIRDEMFFELMLSSHTDRAQMNAWRQTVSECRKAQNDREERWWAEERAEAERWQQCDERRQDSMLRLLEDQTNMLQCMVELQERQQEHRPPLQPLCNQPPSSPSSIASSPRRPRMRSGGASGHPATPPQRIAQATEGWHSVWAEAK; encoded by the exons atgatggagtcccaaaatcgcaaaagagctccagcatggaccgaacgggaggtatgggatctgatcgctgtatggggagaggaatcggtgctatcagaactctgttccagttttcgaaatgccaaaacctttgtcaaaatctcccagggcatgaaggacagaggccataacagggacccaaagcagtgccgcgtgaaacttaaggagctgaggcaagcctaccagaaaaccagagaggcgaacggccgctctgggtcagagcccaaagcatgctgcttctgtgatgagctgcatgccattttaggggattcagccaccacgaccccagccatgttgtctcactccttcaatggagatggaggcaacacggaagcaggttttggggatgaggaagatagctcacagcaagcaagtggagaaaccgtttttctcgacagccaggaactgtgtctcaccctggacctggagccagtaccccccgaacccacccaaggctgcctcccggacccgccaggtggagaagggacctctg ctgcatgtgtttcaaggattacaggatcttcttcttcccagaggctagcgaagattagaagtcGAAAAAAACGCattcgcgatgaaatgttctttgagctcatgctgtcatcccacactgacagagcacagatgaatgcgtggaggcagacagtgtcagagtgcaggaaagcacaaaatgaccgggaggagaggtggtgggctgaagagagggctgaagctgaaaggtggcagcagtgtgatgagaggaggcaggattcaatgctgaggctgctggaggatcaaactaatatgctgcagtgtatggttgaactgcaggaaaggcagcaggagcacagaccaccgctacagcccctgtgtaaccaaccgccctcctccccaagttccatagcctcctcacccagacgcccaagaatgcggtcggggggggcctccggccacccagccactccaccccagaggattgcccaagcaacagaaggctggcattca GTATGGGCTGAAGCCAAATGA
- the ADK gene encoding adenosine kinase isoform X5, with product MMESQNRKRAPAWTEREVWDLIAVWGEESVLSELCSSFRNAKTFVKISQGMKDRGHNRDPKQCRVKLKELRQAYQKTREANGRSGSEPKACCFCDELHAILGDSATTTPAMLSHSFNGDGGNTEAGFGDEEDSSQQASGETVFLDSQELCLTLDLEPVPPEPTQGCLPDPPGGEGTSAACVSRITGSSSSQRLAKIRSRKKRIRDEMFFELMLSSHTDRAQMNAWRQTVSECRKAQNDREERWWAEERAEAERWQQCDERRQDSMLRLLEDQTNMLQCMVELQERQQEHRPPLQPLCNQPPSSPSSIASSPRRPRMRSGGASGHPATPPQRIAQATEGWHSY from the exons atgatggagtcccaaaatcgcaaaagagctccagcatggaccgaacgggaggtatgggatctgatcgctgtatggggagaggaatcggtgctatcagaactctgttccagttttcgaaatgccaaaacctttgtcaaaatctcccagggcatgaaggacagaggccataacagggacccaaagcagtgccgcgtgaaacttaaggagctgaggcaagcctaccagaaaaccagagaggcgaacggccgctctgggtcagagcccaaagcatgctgcttctgtgatgagctgcatgccattttaggggattcagccaccacgaccccagccatgttgtctcactccttcaatggagatggaggcaacacggaagcaggttttggggatgaggaagatagctcacagcaagcaagtggagaaaccgtttttctcgacagccaggaactgtgtctcaccctggacctggagccagtaccccccgaacccacccaaggctgcctcccggacccgccaggtggagaagggacctctg ctgcatgtgtttcaaggattacaggatcttcttcttcccagaggctagcgaagattagaagtcGAAAAAAACGCattcgcgatgaaatgttctttgagctcatgctgtcatcccacactgacagagcacagatgaatgcgtggaggcagacagtgtcagagtgcaggaaagcacaaaatgaccgggaggagaggtggtgggctgaagagagggctgaagctgaaaggtggcagcagtgtgatgagaggaggcaggattcaatgctgaggctgctggaggatcaaactaatatgctgcagtgtatggttgaactgcaggaaaggcagcaggagcacagaccaccgctacagcccctgtgtaaccaaccgccctcctccccaagttccatagcctcctcacccagacgcccaagaatgcggtcggggggggcctccggccacccagccactccaccccagaggattgcccaagcaacagaaggctggcattca TATTGA